The Primulina eburnea isolate SZY01 chromosome 8, ASM2296580v1, whole genome shotgun sequence genome contains a region encoding:
- the LOC140839379 gene encoding uncharacterized protein — MGEDLLTGLTIENYPSTFLSMDSIAISHDEAETHRQVDLSGPPDINLPLSVERSPPPLAQSWNHDSFDMLEVGLGHQVNNDSDKLLDLPKMVRKCAKRLDSVWGAWFFFAFYFKPVLKDKSKCNIVRDSNGVSGFDKSDLQLDVFLVQHDMENMYMWVFKDRPENALGKMQLRSYMNGNSRHGERPFPFSVERGFVRSHKMQRKHYRGLSNPQCVHGIELVASPKLSSLDEEEQKKWMELTGRELNFCVPPEAKEFSSWRNLPNTDFELEGLLPPLKNNQAKKLLNGSGLNLSTQPSNHVNGNGIDLSDCNKKRKDLFSRGNDDDCSLPNNLNGDLHQDADFNPIEPPWLSEFSGVMRNVYGPVTAAKSIYEDDEGYLIFVTLPFVDPERVKVHWWNNLTHGVVKISSISTACMPFIQRNDRTFKLTDPAPEHCPPGEFKREIPLPARIPDDAKLEAYFDKSGTVLEIKVPKHRLGPEEHEVLVSLRPPNEFVLS; from the coding sequence ATGGGAGAAGATTTGCTGACAGGTTTAACTATTGAGAATTATCCCTCAACATTTTTGTCAATGGATTCGATTGCTATATCTCACGACGAGGCCGAAACCCATAGGCAGGTTGATCTTTCGGGACCCCCAGATATTAATCTCCCATTGTCGGTGGAACGCAGTCCTCCACCACTTGCTCAGTCTTGGAACCATGACTCTTTTGATATGCTCGAGGTTGGGCTTGGGCACCAAGTTAATAATGATTCTGATAAGCTTCTCGATTTGCCTAAAATGGTGCGGAAATGTGCGAAGAGATTGGATAGTGTGTGGGGTGCTTGGTTCTTCTTTGCCTTCTATTTTAAGCCTGTTTTAAAGGATAAATCAAAGTGCAACATAGTTCGAGATAGTAATGGGGTTTCTGGCTTTGATAAGTCCGATCTGCAACTCGATGTCTTCTTGGTACAGCATGATATGGAAAATATGTATATGTGGGTTTTTAAGGATAGACCTGAAAATGCGTTGGGTAAAATGCAGTTGAGAAGTTACATGAACGGCAACTCACGCCATGGGGAACGTCCATTTCCATTCAGCGTCGAAAGGGGTTTTGTTCGGTCTCATAAAATGCAGCGGAAACACTACAGAGGACTCTCCAATCCACAGTGTGTTCatggtattgaactggtcgcatCGCCCAAACTTTCGAGCCTCGATGAGGAAGAACAAAAGAAGTGGATGGAACTGACTGGTCGAGAACTTAACTTTTGTGTCCCACCCGAAGCTAAAGAATTCAGTTCATGGAGAAACCTACCAAATACAGATTTTGAGCTCGAAGGACTGCTTCCTCCTTTGAAGAACAACCAAGCAAAGAAACTGCTTAATGGGTCGGGTTTAAATTTATCAACTCAGCCATCAAACCATGTAAATGGTAATGGAATAGATCTTTCTGATTGCAACAAGAAAAGGAAAGATCTATTCTCGCGTGGAAATGATGATGATTGTTCTCTTCCTAATAATCTTAATGGAGATCTGCATCAAGATGCGGACTTCAATCCCATCGAACCTCCTTGGTTGAGCGAGTTCAGTGGGGTGATGAGAAATGTCTATGGTCCAGTTACAGCTGCTAAATCTATTTACGAGGACGATGAAGGATATTTGATATTCGTTACCTTGCCTTTTGTGGATCCCGAAAGGGTGAAAGTCCATTGGTGGAATAATCTCACCCATGGTGTGGTGAAGATTTCATCTATCAGCACAGCATGCATGCCATTTATTCAAAGAAATGATCGAACCTTCAAGCTTACCGATCCAGCACCAGAGCATTGCCCCCCGGGTGAATTCAAAAGGGAGATCCCACTACCGGCCCGAATTCCGGATGATGCGAAGCTAGAAGCGTACTTCGACAAGAGTGGAACCGTTCTCGAGATCAAAGTACCTAAACATCGTCTAGGACCAGAGGAGCATGAGGTTCTTGTTAGCCTTCGCCCCCCGAATGAATTTGTGTTGTCTTGA